The proteins below are encoded in one region of Synchiropus splendidus isolate RoL2022-P1 chromosome 13, RoL_Sspl_1.0, whole genome shotgun sequence:
- the LOC128769379 gene encoding sentrin-specific protease 5-like isoform X1: MVTKLQLREKWKRRTSSVNRVKHRSRRARRRLRCQLLLWMWRKSMEKYHVGFRRRKSWFWIAHGWKRGRNRSRSETTALLLNRVPKNGSSLPSNLGKTPLKLVDPSEPFLPAKSDMKTHAICASSKKRLKSNDLSRRDADSQSKISSYLCLKKHVHEYLEGFYRRYGSFVPFQEKDALDFLQMMSEHQNKVRKNLIMALISSCLQGVSQTPACPFRVVFKKHVLTLEDLSTLAEENWLNDQVMNMYGELIMDSAKQKVHFHNSFFYQQLMAKGFEGVKRWTKQVDLFSHKLLLVPVHLEVHWCLVAVDLVQKTVSLYDSQDLAPREVSTNILKYLIAEAKQKQLKVFENGWKLSLAKKVPLQMNENDCGVFVLEYARCLAFKKPLRFTQKEIPLIRKRIYKELCDSKIQD; encoded by the exons ATGGTCACCAAACTGCAGCTAAGGGAGAAGTGGAAAAGAAGAACGTCTTCAGTTAACAGAGTTAAGCATCGCAGCAGGCGAGCGAGGAGACGTCTGCGTTGCCAGCTGCTATTATGGATGTGGAGGAAATCTATGGAGAAATACCATGTCGGATTTAGGAGACGGAAAAGTTGGTTCTGGATTGCACATGGTTGGAAACGTGGGAGGAATAGATCTCGCTCTGAAACTACTGCGCTATTGCTGAATCGAGTCCCAAAAAATGGGTCATCTCTGCCCTCGAATTTAGGCAAAACACCCTTAAAACTAGTGGACCCTTCGGAACCTTTTCTCCCAGCCAAGTCGGACATGAAAACACACGCTATTTGTGCATCATCAAAGAAACGGCTCAAGTCAAATGACTTGTCAAGACGCGATGCTGACTCTCAGAGCAAAATATCCtcttatctctgtctgaaaaaaCACGTCCATG AATATCTCGAGGGCTTCTACCGAAGATACGGCAGCTTTGTCCCTTTTCAGGAAAAAGACGCGTTGGATTTCCTACAGATGATGTCCGAGCATCAAAACAAAGTCAG GAAGAATCTCATCATGGCGCTGATCTCCTCCTGCCTCCAGGGTGTGAGCCAGACACCTGCTTGCCCTTTCCGTGTTGTTTTCAAGAAGCACGTGCTGACGCTGGAGGACCTGTCCACGCTGGCTGAGGAAAACTGGCTCAACGACCAG GTCATGAACATGTATGGAGAGTTGATCATGGATTCAGCCAAACAAAAG GTTCATTTCCACAACAGCTTCTTCTATCAGCAGCTCATGGCGAAGGGATTTGAGGGGGTGAAGAGGTGGACGAAGCAG GTAGATCTCTTCTCCCACAAACTTCTCCTGGTGCCGGTCCACCTGGAGGTCCACTGGTGTCTGGTGGCCGTTGACCTGGTCCAGAAGACCGTCTCTCTGTACGACTCACAGGACCTTGCCCCTCGTGAAGTTTCAACC AACATCCTGAAATACTTGATCGCAGAAGCAAAACAGAAGCAGCTCAAGGTGTTTGAAAATGGATGGAAGTTGTCCCTCGCtaag AAAGTGCCACTCCAGATGAACGAAAATGACTGTGGAGTTTTTGTCTTAGAG TACGCCAGATGTTTGGCCTTCAAAAAGCCGCTCAGGTTCACGCAGAAGGAGATTCCACTGATACGCAAGCGCATCTACAAGGAGCTCTGCGACAGTAAAATCCAAGACTGA
- the LOC128769379 gene encoding sentrin-specific protease 5-like isoform X2, with product MVTKLQLREKWKRRTSSVNRVKHRSRRARRRLRCQLLLWMWRKSMEKYHVGFRRRKSWFWIAHGWKRGRNRSRSETTALLLNRVPKNGSSLPSNLGKTPLKLVDPSEPFLPAKSDMKTHAICASSKKRLKSNDLSRRDADSQSKISSYLCLKKHVHEYLEGFYRRYGSFVPFQEKDALDFLQMMSEHQNKVRKNLIMALISSCLQGVSQTPACPFRVVFKKHVLTLEDLSTLAEENWLNDQVMNMYGELIMDSAKQKQLMAKGFEGVKRWTKQVDLFSHKLLLVPVHLEVHWCLVAVDLVQKTVSLYDSQDLAPREVSTNILKYLIAEAKQKQLKVFENGWKLSLAKKVPLQMNENDCGVFVLEYARCLAFKKPLRFTQKEIPLIRKRIYKELCDSKIQD from the exons ATGGTCACCAAACTGCAGCTAAGGGAGAAGTGGAAAAGAAGAACGTCTTCAGTTAACAGAGTTAAGCATCGCAGCAGGCGAGCGAGGAGACGTCTGCGTTGCCAGCTGCTATTATGGATGTGGAGGAAATCTATGGAGAAATACCATGTCGGATTTAGGAGACGGAAAAGTTGGTTCTGGATTGCACATGGTTGGAAACGTGGGAGGAATAGATCTCGCTCTGAAACTACTGCGCTATTGCTGAATCGAGTCCCAAAAAATGGGTCATCTCTGCCCTCGAATTTAGGCAAAACACCCTTAAAACTAGTGGACCCTTCGGAACCTTTTCTCCCAGCCAAGTCGGACATGAAAACACACGCTATTTGTGCATCATCAAAGAAACGGCTCAAGTCAAATGACTTGTCAAGACGCGATGCTGACTCTCAGAGCAAAATATCCtcttatctctgtctgaaaaaaCACGTCCATG AATATCTCGAGGGCTTCTACCGAAGATACGGCAGCTTTGTCCCTTTTCAGGAAAAAGACGCGTTGGATTTCCTACAGATGATGTCCGAGCATCAAAACAAAGTCAG GAAGAATCTCATCATGGCGCTGATCTCCTCCTGCCTCCAGGGTGTGAGCCAGACACCTGCTTGCCCTTTCCGTGTTGTTTTCAAGAAGCACGTGCTGACGCTGGAGGACCTGTCCACGCTGGCTGAGGAAAACTGGCTCAACGACCAG GTCATGAACATGTATGGAGAGTTGATCATGGATTCAGCCAAACAAAAG CAGCTCATGGCGAAGGGATTTGAGGGGGTGAAGAGGTGGACGAAGCAG GTAGATCTCTTCTCCCACAAACTTCTCCTGGTGCCGGTCCACCTGGAGGTCCACTGGTGTCTGGTGGCCGTTGACCTGGTCCAGAAGACCGTCTCTCTGTACGACTCACAGGACCTTGCCCCTCGTGAAGTTTCAACC AACATCCTGAAATACTTGATCGCAGAAGCAAAACAGAAGCAGCTCAAGGTGTTTGAAAATGGATGGAAGTTGTCCCTCGCtaag AAAGTGCCACTCCAGATGAACGAAAATGACTGTGGAGTTTTTGTCTTAGAG TACGCCAGATGTTTGGCCTTCAAAAAGCCGCTCAGGTTCACGCAGAAGGAGATTCCACTGATACGCAAGCGCATCTACAAGGAGCTCTGCGACAGTAAAATCCAAGACTGA
- the LOC128769379 gene encoding sentrin-specific protease 5-like isoform X3, which produces MVTKLQLREKWKRRTSSVNRVKHRSRRARRRLRCQLLLWMWRKSMEKYHVGFRRRKSWFWIAHGWKRGRNRSRSETTALLLNRVPKNGSSLPSNLGKTPLKLVDPSEPFLPAKSDMKTHAICASSKKRLKSNDLSRRDADSQSKISSYLCLKKHVHEYLEGFYRRYGSFVPFQEKDALDFLQMMSEHQNKVRKNLIMALISSCLQGVSQTPACPFRVVFKKHVLTLEDLSTLAEENWLNDQVMNMYGELIMDSAKQKLMAKGFEGVKRWTKQVDLFSHKLLLVPVHLEVHWCLVAVDLVQKTVSLYDSQDLAPREVSTNILKYLIAEAKQKQLKVFENGWKLSLAKKVPLQMNENDCGVFVLEYARCLAFKKPLRFTQKEIPLIRKRIYKELCDSKIQD; this is translated from the exons ATGGTCACCAAACTGCAGCTAAGGGAGAAGTGGAAAAGAAGAACGTCTTCAGTTAACAGAGTTAAGCATCGCAGCAGGCGAGCGAGGAGACGTCTGCGTTGCCAGCTGCTATTATGGATGTGGAGGAAATCTATGGAGAAATACCATGTCGGATTTAGGAGACGGAAAAGTTGGTTCTGGATTGCACATGGTTGGAAACGTGGGAGGAATAGATCTCGCTCTGAAACTACTGCGCTATTGCTGAATCGAGTCCCAAAAAATGGGTCATCTCTGCCCTCGAATTTAGGCAAAACACCCTTAAAACTAGTGGACCCTTCGGAACCTTTTCTCCCAGCCAAGTCGGACATGAAAACACACGCTATTTGTGCATCATCAAAGAAACGGCTCAAGTCAAATGACTTGTCAAGACGCGATGCTGACTCTCAGAGCAAAATATCCtcttatctctgtctgaaaaaaCACGTCCATG AATATCTCGAGGGCTTCTACCGAAGATACGGCAGCTTTGTCCCTTTTCAGGAAAAAGACGCGTTGGATTTCCTACAGATGATGTCCGAGCATCAAAACAAAGTCAG GAAGAATCTCATCATGGCGCTGATCTCCTCCTGCCTCCAGGGTGTGAGCCAGACACCTGCTTGCCCTTTCCGTGTTGTTTTCAAGAAGCACGTGCTGACGCTGGAGGACCTGTCCACGCTGGCTGAGGAAAACTGGCTCAACGACCAG GTCATGAACATGTATGGAGAGTTGATCATGGATTCAGCCAAACAAAAG CTCATGGCGAAGGGATTTGAGGGGGTGAAGAGGTGGACGAAGCAG GTAGATCTCTTCTCCCACAAACTTCTCCTGGTGCCGGTCCACCTGGAGGTCCACTGGTGTCTGGTGGCCGTTGACCTGGTCCAGAAGACCGTCTCTCTGTACGACTCACAGGACCTTGCCCCTCGTGAAGTTTCAACC AACATCCTGAAATACTTGATCGCAGAAGCAAAACAGAAGCAGCTCAAGGTGTTTGAAAATGGATGGAAGTTGTCCCTCGCtaag AAAGTGCCACTCCAGATGAACGAAAATGACTGTGGAGTTTTTGTCTTAGAG TACGCCAGATGTTTGGCCTTCAAAAAGCCGCTCAGGTTCACGCAGAAGGAGATTCCACTGATACGCAAGCGCATCTACAAGGAGCTCTGCGACAGTAAAATCCAAGACTGA
- the LOC128769379 gene encoding sentrin-specific protease 5-like isoform X4, translating into MMSEHQNKVRKNLIMALISSCLQGVSQTPACPFRVVFKKHVLTLEDLSTLAEENWLNDQVMNMYGELIMDSAKQKVHFHNSFFYQQLMAKGFEGVKRWTKQVDLFSHKLLLVPVHLEVHWCLVAVDLVQKTVSLYDSQDLAPREVSTNILKYLIAEAKQKQLKVFENGWKLSLAKKVPLQMNENDCGVFVLEYARCLAFKKPLRFTQKEIPLIRKRIYKELCDSKIQD; encoded by the exons ATGATGTCCGAGCATCAAAACAAAGTCAG GAAGAATCTCATCATGGCGCTGATCTCCTCCTGCCTCCAGGGTGTGAGCCAGACACCTGCTTGCCCTTTCCGTGTTGTTTTCAAGAAGCACGTGCTGACGCTGGAGGACCTGTCCACGCTGGCTGAGGAAAACTGGCTCAACGACCAG GTCATGAACATGTATGGAGAGTTGATCATGGATTCAGCCAAACAAAAG GTTCATTTCCACAACAGCTTCTTCTATCAGCAGCTCATGGCGAAGGGATTTGAGGGGGTGAAGAGGTGGACGAAGCAG GTAGATCTCTTCTCCCACAAACTTCTCCTGGTGCCGGTCCACCTGGAGGTCCACTGGTGTCTGGTGGCCGTTGACCTGGTCCAGAAGACCGTCTCTCTGTACGACTCACAGGACCTTGCCCCTCGTGAAGTTTCAACC AACATCCTGAAATACTTGATCGCAGAAGCAAAACAGAAGCAGCTCAAGGTGTTTGAAAATGGATGGAAGTTGTCCCTCGCtaag AAAGTGCCACTCCAGATGAACGAAAATGACTGTGGAGTTTTTGTCTTAGAG TACGCCAGATGTTTGGCCTTCAAAAAGCCGCTCAGGTTCACGCAGAAGGAGATTCCACTGATACGCAAGCGCATCTACAAGGAGCTCTGCGACAGTAAAATCCAAGACTGA
- the LOC128769379 gene encoding sentrin-specific protease 5-like isoform X5 — protein sequence MALISSCLQGVSQTPACPFRVVFKKHVLTLEDLSTLAEENWLNDQVMNMYGELIMDSAKQKVHFHNSFFYQQLMAKGFEGVKRWTKQVDLFSHKLLLVPVHLEVHWCLVAVDLVQKTVSLYDSQDLAPREVSTNILKYLIAEAKQKQLKVFENGWKLSLAKKVPLQMNENDCGVFVLEYARCLAFKKPLRFTQKEIPLIRKRIYKELCDSKIQD from the exons ATGGCGCTGATCTCCTCCTGCCTCCAGGGTGTGAGCCAGACACCTGCTTGCCCTTTCCGTGTTGTTTTCAAGAAGCACGTGCTGACGCTGGAGGACCTGTCCACGCTGGCTGAGGAAAACTGGCTCAACGACCAG GTCATGAACATGTATGGAGAGTTGATCATGGATTCAGCCAAACAAAAG GTTCATTTCCACAACAGCTTCTTCTATCAGCAGCTCATGGCGAAGGGATTTGAGGGGGTGAAGAGGTGGACGAAGCAG GTAGATCTCTTCTCCCACAAACTTCTCCTGGTGCCGGTCCACCTGGAGGTCCACTGGTGTCTGGTGGCCGTTGACCTGGTCCAGAAGACCGTCTCTCTGTACGACTCACAGGACCTTGCCCCTCGTGAAGTTTCAACC AACATCCTGAAATACTTGATCGCAGAAGCAAAACAGAAGCAGCTCAAGGTGTTTGAAAATGGATGGAAGTTGTCCCTCGCtaag AAAGTGCCACTCCAGATGAACGAAAATGACTGTGGAGTTTTTGTCTTAGAG TACGCCAGATGTTTGGCCTTCAAAAAGCCGCTCAGGTTCACGCAGAAGGAGATTCCACTGATACGCAAGCGCATCTACAAGGAGCTCTGCGACAGTAAAATCCAAGACTGA
- the LOC128769375 gene encoding protein crumbs homolog 1-like, giving the protein MWGLRVDVWIWLVLIAGCVCDEQVGGCDEQPCQNGGICQSHNGTFSCLCSQESLSGRLYGGDTCTVALTGCDGSQCENAGVCSPLFLNHQHTYACICRPGFSGPKCQTSTTFSFESRGFLQISTQQTDPLAPLNVTFSFRTDRPVGSLLQRRAGDLLLSVQLMEGRLSLRSLRAQGTSTVVQELPAFLSNNRWHTVEASLGGVISLIRLLCSEGNCTQQPGDPKVLQQSSTALKSKSVRQTLVIGVDSGQDGPPAFLGCIRDLFVDSHLVVADSHAQVNVTVGCSNKDKCEESPCQNRGRCVSQGWRRYTCECLRPYEGPNCAEEYVTARFGGDNLESYAIFSLNNDPEDTLTISMFIRTRQPTGLLLILANSTSQYLRVWLDSGKIKVQVNNFESIMGEGEVNDGQFHLVSVKLEGAMAMLYQSSQTHGSVRIRHVHARSGDLVFVGGLPDPRASASFGGYFKGCVQDLRFNNKRLQFYPVTTRVESHNLQQLMRVTQGCGSNNACTVNPCLNGGVCYSMWDDFICSCPPNTAGRRCEEVKWCELLPCPTSTVCQPRPSGFECLSNVTFRAGSERLRLQSNGRIQQKVDDVSLSFRSRQTSAVLLQAKKDSTVFSLSLQDSVVVMKLQSGFSLGSPVSVMQSRSSVNDGEWHSVNISRHMSKWVMAVDGVEEDSVASLDLEFLKDGADIVLGGRQVAEKADLSGCLGPVEIGGILLPFHLDTELKLPRPQEGQFHRVDLDTAPQFGCWGATVCVPNPCQNEGTCKDEFDKQSCVCTSEWTGPLCQEPTDSCHYSPCIFGNCTNKDGGYRCSCEPGYTGEQCEREMDVCENNNCSSGATCLRGHQNYACLCPQNWTGVFCNEKIPEIPWYIEAKTLPQFPVSVCTGTRRNYSCFNGGNCSNAGKLCTCQSGFTGQWCEKDVDECASGPCMNGGFCLNYINSFECVCDINYSGVHCQMDVSDFYLYIFLGLWQNLFQLVSYLVIRLDDEPEIEWVFNIND; this is encoded by the exons ATGTGGGGATTAAGAGTTGACGTTTGGATTTGGCTCGTGCTCATTGCAG GTTGTGTCTGTGATGAGCAGGTCGGAGGATGCGATGAGCAGCCATGTCAGAACGGAGGCATCTGTCAGAGTCACAATGGGACTTTCAGCTGCCTCTGCTCCCAGGAGAGCCTGAGCGGGCGCCTCTACGGCGGCGACACCTGCACCGTCGCACTGACTGGGTGTGACGGCAGCCAGTGTGAGAACGCCGGCGTTTGCTCCCCTCTCTTCCTGAATCATCAGCACACGTACGCATGCATCTGCAGGCCTGGATTCTCAGGCCCCAAGTGTCAGACCTCCACCACCTTTTCGTTTGAGTCCAGAGGCTTTCTTCAGATATCGACGCAGCAAACCGACCCCCTGGCTCCTCTGAATGTAACATTCAGCTTCCGGACAGACAGACCTGTGGGGAGCCTCCTTCAAAGAAGAGCGGGAGACCTTCTCCTCAGCGTCCAGTTGATGGAGGGGCGTCTAAGCCTGCGGAGCCTGAGAGCACAAGGAACCTCCACGGTGGTTCAGGAGCTTCCAGCGTTCCTGTCCAACAATCGATGGCACACCGTGGAGGCCTCGCTTGGCGGGGTCATCAGCCTGATCCGACTGCTGTGCTCGGAAGGAAACTGCACCCAACAGCCTGGAGATCCCAAAGTCCTTCAGCAGTCCTCCACTGCTCTCAAATCAAAGTCTGTCCGCCAGACTCTTGTCATCGGGGTCGACTCCGGACAAGACGGCCCACCGGCTTTCCTGGGCTGCATCAGAGACCTGTTTGTGGACTCACACCTGGTGGTGGCAGATTCTCACGCTCAGGTGAACGTCACCGTGGGATGCAGCAACAAAGACAAATGTGAGGAGAGTCCCTGTCAGAACCGGGGGCGGTGTGTGAGCCAGGGCTGGAGAAGATACACCTGTGAGTGCCTCCGACCCTACGAAGGCCCAAACTGTGCAGAAG AGTACGTTACTGCCAGGTTTGGAGGTGACAACCTGGAGAGCTACGCTATCTTTTCACTCAACAACGACCCTGAAGACACTCTGACCATCTCCATGTTTATCCGGACCCGACAGCCCACTGGCCTCCTGCTGATCCTGGCTAACAGCACCAGCCAGTACCTCCGTGTTTGGCTCGACTCAGGAAAGATCAAAGTTCAGGTGAACAACTTTGAGTCCATCATGGGCGAGGGGGAGGTCAACGACGGCCAATTCCATCTGGTCAgtgtgaagctggagggggcGATGGCCATGCTGTACCAGTCGTCCCAGACTCATGGCTCTGTGCGCATCAGGCACGTTCATGCTCGCTCTGGAGATCTGGTTTTCGTGGGTGGCCTGCCGGACCCGAGGGCCTCGGCATCTTTTGGGGGCTACTTTAAGGGCTGTGTTCAGGATCTGAGGTTCAACAACAAGCGCCTGCAGTTCTACCCCGTCACCACACGAGTGGAATCCCACAacctgcagcagctgatgagagtcacacaaggctgcGGCAGTAACAACGCCTGCACA GTCAACCCTTGTCTGAATGGAGGAGTGTGCTACTCCATGTGGGACGACTTTATCTGCAGCTGTCCGCCCAACACTGCCGGCCGGCGCTGCGAGGAGGTGAAGTGGTGCGAGCTATTGCCGTGTCCCACCAGCACCGTCTGCCAGCCGCGACCATCAGGGTTTGAGT GTTTGTCTAATGTGACCTTCCGTGCTGGAAGCGAGAGACTGCGCCTCCAGAGCAATGGGAGGATCCAACAGAAGGTCGACGACGTGTCTCTTTCGTTTCGTAGCCGACAGACATCGGCTGTTCTGCTGCAGGCGAAGAAGGACTCGACGGTGTTCAGCCTCTCCCTGCAGGACTCTGTCGtggtcatgaagcttcagagtGGCTTCAGTTTGGGGTCACCAGTGAGCGTGATGCAGAGCAGAAGCTCAGTGAACGACGGAGAGTGGCACTCTGTCAACATCAGCCGTCACATGTCAAAGTGGGTCATGGCTGTGGATGGGGTTGAGGAGGACAGTGTGGCCTCCTTGGATTTGGAGTTTCTCAAGGATGGTGCTGATATCGTTCTCGGGGGGCGGCAGGTGGCTGAGAAGGCCGACCTTTCTGGGTGTTTAGGCCCAGTTGAGATCGGTGGCATCCTGCTTCCTTTCCACTTGGACACGGAGCTGAAGCTCCCCAGGCCTCAGGAGGGGCAGTTCCACCGGGTGGACCTTGACACGGCGCCACAGTTCGGCTGCTGGGGGGCCACGGTGTGTGTTCCGAACCCTTGTCAGAATGAGGGGACATGCAAGGACGAATTCGACaagcagtcttgtgtgtgtacGTCTGAGTGGACCGGTCCTCTGTGCCAGGAGCCAACAGACTCCTGCCACTACAGCCCTTGCATTTTTGGCAACTGCACTAACAAGGACGGCGGATACAGGTGTTCGTGTGAGCCGGGGTACACTGGGGAGCAGTGTGAGCGAGAAATGGATGTGTGTGAGAACAATAACTGCAGCAGCGGCGCCACGTGTCTCAGAGGGCACCAGAACTACGCATGCCTCTGCCCTCAGAACTGGACCGGGGTATTCTGCAA TGAGAAAATTCCAGAGATTCCCTGGTACATCGAGGCCAAAAC TCTTCCACAGTTCCCAGTATCTGTGTGCACAGGAACAAGACGGAACTACAGCTGCTTCAACGGCGGGAACTGCTCAAACGCTGGAAAGCTCTGCACCTGTCAGTCTGGATTCACGGGACAGTG GTGCGAGAAGGATGTGGACGAATGTGCCTCGGGTCCGTGCATGAACGGCGGCTTCTGTCTCAACTACATCAACAGCTTCGAGTGCGTGTGTGACATCAACTATTCGGGGGTTCACTGTCAAATGGACGTCAGCGACTTCTACTTGTACATCTTTCTGGGTTTGTGGCAGAACCTGTTCCAGCTGGTGTCCTACCTGGTCATCCGGCTGGACGACGAGCCGGAAATCGAGTGGGTGTTCAACATAAACGATTAG